The following is a genomic window from Petrotoga sp. 9PWA.NaAc.5.4.
CCATTGTTTTACCAGCGTTGAAGATAGTTGGACTATTTGGTAAGAAAATTCTTGATTTTATTAATTTATAAAATTGTTCTTCGGCTTCTTTAATTTTCTTTATATCGTCAGTATAAACAATTTCTGCCGCAGCAACATGTCTAGCTATTCTTTTTGAAACTTCTTTCCAACTGTTTTCTAAGTAATTACCTTCACCATCTTTTAAAAAATATCTATCTTTTAAAATTGTAACTGCATTAGGAGAAGGATCCACGTTAAGCCATTTATTAACAGTCAACATAATAAAAACCCCCTTATAACAATATATAGTATTATGTGGTATATATTATAACTATATATTGTTAATCGGGGATGAATTTTTTGAGAAGTTACTCAGGATATTTTACCATTCCCATTAAGTAATTTTTGTGTGGCATAAATGGATGATTTGGAGATACTCTTACATTTATTCCATATTCTCCTCTATCTTCAATAATAAATTTACCTGTGTATAAATAAGTATCTTTTTGAATTTCCTTTTCAAGCTTCATATCGTAGGTTTTTATTTCAACAGTTTTTCCATTATCAAGTTTAGCTACTACTATTTCGGGTAATATTGAATCAGGACCTATACCTGGAAGATATATTTCGGCTCTCATACTTATTTCTTCTTCGGCGTTAAGAATCCCTGATAAATCATTTCCATATATTACATGTATTTTTATAGAATTCCAATTTTCTTTTAACAACTTAACCCAACGCGCAAATTCTTTAGCTATTTTGAAATTTTCAGAAGAAAATTTTTTATATTGCTCAAGAGCTGGCATATAAAATTTTTGAGTATATTCTTTTAGCATCCTCGATGTATTAAAAAATGATGTTACACTTTTTATGGATTCTTTCATTTTTTCTACCCATTCTTTTGAAAAATCTACATGGTCTTTTTTGTAATACAAGGGTATGATTTGTTTTTCAAGTTGGTTGTAAATAGAAACGCTATCTATTCTGTCTTGAAGTTCGTGATCTTCATAATCTCTATTATCTCCAATAGCCCAACCGTTCTTTGCATTGTATCCTTCAACCCACCATCCATCTAAAACAGAAAAATTTATAGCTCCGTTCATTCCAGACTTTTGTCCAGAAGTTCCAGAAGCTTCGTGTGGTCTTCTTGGATTATTTAACCATATATCTACTCCACTTACTAAATATCTTGCCATTTCTATATCGTAATTCTCTAAGATAATAATTTTATTGTGAAATTCGGGTTTCCTTGAATATTCATATATTTTTTTGATTATTTCTTGACCAGACTTATCAGCCGGATGAGCTTTTCCCGCAAAAATAATTTGTACCGGTTTATTAGGATCGTTCAATATTTTTTTGAGACGTTCAACGTCCTTGAATATTAAATCAGCTCTTTTATAAGTTGCGAATCTTCTAGCAAATCCAATGGTAAGAGCCTTTTCATCTCCAATGTTTTCTACTTCTTGCAGTTGCTCTACAGTTTCACCGTGTCTCATTCTTTGTTCTTTTATGGAACGATGAATAAAATCTATTAATTGCTTTTTTAGTTTTAGATGCATGTTCCATAACTCATTATCGGGGATTTCACTTATTTTATTCCACAGTTCTGGATCGTCTATATAAGACATCCAGTTTTCTCCTAAGTATTTCTTCAAAAAGTCTTGTAATAATGGATTCAACCATGTATTAATATGGACACCATTGGTAACATAATTTATAGGAACTTCCAACCATTCTATGCCTGGCCAAACATGATTCCACAATTTCCTTGAGACAATTCCATGAAGTTTTGAAACCCCATTTGCTCGTCCGGAAAGTTTCAGGGCCAAAATAGTCATTGAGAATAATTCTTCTCCATTTTCTCGTTTTTCTAAACCAAGTTCTATAAACTCTTGTCTTGCAGCTTTTAATTCAGGCCAAAAATCGCCGAAATACTTATCTATTAATGAAATAGGAAATACATCATTACCAGCTGGAACTGGAGTATGAGTAGTAAAAACGCTTCCAGCTTTTACTGATTCTATAGCTTCTTTGAAGGTTAAGCTCTGTTCTTGAACTAATTCTCTAATTTTTTCTAATCCTAAAAAGGCTGCATGACCTTCGTTCATATGCCATACAGATGGAGAGTATCCTAATTTTCTAATGGCTCTTACTCCACCGATTCCTATTAATATTTCTTGTTTTATTCTCATTTCAAGATCTCCACCATATAAAGTGGAAGTAATTTCTCTATCTTCTGGATCGTTCTGTTTCAAGTCAGTATCCAAAAGATATAATTTTACCCTTCCAACATTCATTTCCCAAACTTTTGCATATACTTTTCTTCCTAATAAATTAAGATCGACATAAATTTCTTCGCCTTTGTCATTTTTGGCTGGAAAAATTGGAAAATCGGAAAAATCGTAATCAAAATAAATACTTTCTTGCCAACCTTCTGCATTTATTTTTTGTTGAAAATACCCTTTTCTATACAACAATCCCACCGCTATTAAAGGAATTCCTAAATCACTTGCGCTTTTAATGTGGTCTCCTGCTAATATTCCAAGTCCTCCTGAATACATAGGAAAAGATTCATGTATTCCATATTCCATACAAAAGTATGCAATTTCTCCATAATTAAATTTACTGTGAGTCTTTCTAAACCAATTATTTTCATTTTCATTCATATAATTATGAAATTTTTCCATAACTTTTAAATATAAATCATAGAATTCAGGATCATTTGCAGCTTTATTTAAATTCTTCTGCTCAACTTTTTTTAAGAATAAAACAGGATTTCTTTTTGTGGAGTTCCAAAGGTTTTCATCAATTTTTTCAAATAAATTTTGAGCATCATAATTCCACGTCCACCACATATTCTCAGAAAGTTCCTTTAATCCTGATATGTTTTCTGGCAATTTAGGAACAACCGTAATTTTGCTTATAAAATTCACTTTCTTCCCTCCCAAATTTATTTCTATACTGCCTTCAAAATTTCCAAAACCTCTATTTTACATATGCTTTAAGTTAAATTTACAAAATGTTCCCTTAATTCTGATTTTTATAAATCGTCTATTTCTTTGACTTTTCTGATACTTGTAACCAATGAGAAAGTATTACTTTAACATTTTTATCTCTTAAATTATTATATATTTATATGAAGTATTAAAAAATATTAGGGAAATTTGATTCAGTTATCATAATTAATTCTCCAAAATTTTGTGTATCTTTTTCTAAATAATATATCTTATTGAAAAGGCCATACTTTTTTGAAATAAAAAATAAAAATCCATCAGATTCTCCGATAGTTTCTATAAAATTTTTTGGAATAAAAAAATTATTATTAGGAATGTTTATTGAATATCGATCTTCTTCTTCCTTAATATAATTATAATTCTCAATATCTGGTACCCGTAGAATCTTGACATGATTAATATTTTCAACGAAAATGAAAATATTTTCAACTAACTTTTCGTTTGGAACGATAACAAATTTAAAGAAATTACCGTTATTTTGAATTACCGCATATTCTAATCCTCTGAAATCGTATGATGGATATGAAACAATAGCCATCTCAGAGTTTTGAAAAAAGAAAAATCTAT
Proteins encoded in this region:
- the glgP gene encoding alpha-glucan family phosphorylase, translating into MNFISKITVVPKLPENISGLKELSENMWWTWNYDAQNLFEKIDENLWNSTKRNPVLFLKKVEQKNLNKAANDPEFYDLYLKVMEKFHNYMNENENNWFRKTHSKFNYGEIAYFCMEYGIHESFPMYSGGLGILAGDHIKSASDLGIPLIAVGLLYRKGYFQQKINAEGWQESIYFDYDFSDFPIFPAKNDKGEEIYVDLNLLGRKVYAKVWEMNVGRVKLYLLDTDLKQNDPEDREITSTLYGGDLEMRIKQEILIGIGGVRAIRKLGYSPSVWHMNEGHAAFLGLEKIRELVQEQSLTFKEAIESVKAGSVFTTHTPVPAGNDVFPISLIDKYFGDFWPELKAARQEFIELGLEKRENGEELFSMTILALKLSGRANGVSKLHGIVSRKLWNHVWPGIEWLEVPINYVTNGVHINTWLNPLLQDFLKKYLGENWMSYIDDPELWNKISEIPDNELWNMHLKLKKQLIDFIHRSIKEQRMRHGETVEQLQEVENIGDEKALTIGFARRFATYKRADLIFKDVERLKKILNDPNKPVQIIFAGKAHPADKSGQEIIKKIYEYSRKPEFHNKIIILENYDIEMARYLVSGVDIWLNNPRRPHEASGTSGQKSGMNGAINFSVLDGWWVEGYNAKNGWAIGDNRDYEDHELQDRIDSVSIYNQLEKQIIPLYYKKDHVDFSKEWVEKMKESIKSVTSFFNTSRMLKEYTQKFYMPALEQYKKFSSENFKIAKEFARWVKLLKENWNSIKIHVIYGNDLSGILNAEEEISMRAEIYLPGIGPDSILPEIVVAKLDNGKTVEIKTYDMKLEKEIQKDTYLYTGKFIIEDRGEYGINVRVSPNHPFMPHKNYLMGMVKYPE